A genomic segment from Polyangium mundeleinium encodes:
- a CDS encoding MarR family winged helix-turn-helix transcriptional regulator encodes MSAAPSEKSEKKKQKADKAEKLGEVLDFMRLLWAVDHALQSMSKRMEASLGVTGPQRLVIRIVGRFPSISAGELASVLHIHPSTLTGILKRLESRGIIGRKPDPDDARRALFELTARGRELDGLKVGTVESIVRRSLSKIPPRKVSSARDVLGLLALALLEEKE; translated from the coding sequence ATGAGCGCAGCACCAAGCGAAAAGAGCGAAAAGAAGAAGCAGAAGGCGGACAAGGCCGAGAAGCTCGGCGAGGTCCTGGATTTCATGCGCCTGCTCTGGGCCGTGGATCACGCCCTGCAGTCGATGTCGAAGCGCATGGAGGCGTCGCTCGGCGTCACGGGCCCGCAGCGCCTCGTGATCCGGATCGTGGGGCGCTTCCCGAGCATCTCGGCAGGCGAGCTCGCGAGCGTGCTGCACATCCACCCGAGCACGCTCACGGGGATCCTGAAGCGCCTCGAGAGCCGCGGCATCATCGGACGCAAGCCCGATCCGGACGACGCGCGTCGCGCGCTCTTCGAATTGACGGCGCGCGGGCGCGAGCTCGACGGCCTGAAGGTCGGGACCGTGGAGTCGATCGTGCGACGATCGCTTTCGAAGATCCCGCCACGGAAAGTCTCCTCGGCGCGCGACGTGCTCGGCTTGCTCGCGTTGGCCCTCCTCGAAGAGAAAGAGTAG
- a CDS encoding SRPBCC family protein: protein MQHRMRGGGRFRWLGALGLVGVLGGGEARAEPARAAASTAANAMAVAVPIPGSNLVRGRAKVIVAAPIDAVRAQVLAFGDYARFMPHYSQSKILGRTKSGDREIYMEVTALHGAARFWARMAVRKLVGAAGGVETYEVSMLEGNVKDFHAVWRLRPIDAARTELELEVFLLPRLPLPASLLNTENLQGASKGVRAMRSFVEGKR, encoded by the coding sequence ATGCAGCATCGAATGCGCGGCGGGGGGCGCTTCCGGTGGCTCGGGGCGCTGGGGCTCGTAGGGGTCCTCGGGGGCGGGGAGGCACGCGCGGAGCCTGCGCGGGCGGCGGCTTCGACGGCGGCGAACGCGATGGCGGTCGCGGTCCCGATCCCGGGATCCAATCTCGTGCGCGGGCGCGCGAAGGTGATCGTGGCCGCGCCGATCGACGCCGTGCGCGCGCAGGTGCTCGCGTTCGGGGACTACGCGCGCTTCATGCCGCACTACAGCCAGTCGAAGATCCTCGGCCGCACGAAGAGCGGGGATCGCGAGATCTACATGGAGGTCACCGCGCTGCACGGAGCCGCGCGCTTCTGGGCGCGGATGGCCGTGCGCAAGCTCGTGGGCGCGGCGGGGGGCGTCGAGACCTACGAGGTCTCGATGTTGGAGGGCAACGTGAAGGACTTCCACGCGGTGTGGCGCCTGCGTCCGATCGACGCCGCGCGCACCGAACTCGAGCTCGAGGTCTTCCTGCTGCCGCGCCTGCCACTGCCCGCGAGCTTGCTCAACACGGAGAACCTCCAGGGCGCGAGCAAAGGCGTCCGCGCGATGCGATCGTTCGTGGAAGGAAAACGCTGA
- a CDS encoding CDP-alcohol phosphatidyltransferase family protein, giving the protein MQRPPENRATGAGAPHAPADVVTMVITLVALLLCTMVVAAYATRVARSGRAAHPRLGPSPGSALLPGWLVEAFYWAMHAPGRALIALHVSPDACTYASLVFCCASLPLAATGRFAEAAAVVIVGSVLDALDGMVARARGVASPSGAVLDSFVDRIADAAPFIGLAIYYRHNVVSLVIPLAAMVASSLVSYARAKADQHKLVLPNGLMRRHERVVYLSASLLLGPLVPYTNVLGGLPRPLTLVGVGLVAVVGTLASIMLVARTRAALRDPQPATSKRAGKSFARKGADARGPLPVEH; this is encoded by the coding sequence ATGCAGCGCCCGCCCGAAAACCGCGCAACGGGGGCGGGCGCGCCTCATGCACCAGCGGACGTCGTGACCATGGTCATCACGCTCGTGGCGCTTCTTCTGTGCACGATGGTGGTCGCGGCTTACGCAACGCGCGTGGCCCGCTCTGGACGGGCGGCGCACCCGCGCCTCGGGCCCTCGCCCGGCAGCGCGCTCCTGCCCGGCTGGCTCGTCGAGGCCTTTTACTGGGCGATGCACGCGCCGGGACGGGCGCTCATCGCGCTGCACGTCTCGCCGGACGCATGCACCTACGCCTCGCTCGTGTTCTGCTGCGCGAGCCTGCCGCTCGCGGCGACGGGACGCTTCGCCGAGGCCGCGGCCGTGGTGATCGTGGGCTCCGTGCTCGACGCTCTGGACGGCATGGTGGCGCGCGCGCGTGGCGTCGCGTCGCCGTCGGGCGCGGTGCTCGACTCGTTCGTCGATCGCATCGCGGACGCGGCGCCCTTCATCGGCCTCGCGATCTACTACCGGCACAACGTCGTCTCGCTCGTCATCCCGCTCGCGGCGATGGTCGCCTCTTCGCTCGTGAGTTACGCGCGGGCGAAGGCCGATCAGCACAAGCTCGTGCTCCCGAACGGCCTCATGCGCCGGCACGAGCGTGTCGTGTACCTGTCGGCGTCGCTCCTCCTCGGGCCGCTCGTCCCGTACACGAACGTGCTCGGCGGCCTGCCTCGCCCGCTCACGCTCGTGGGCGTGGGCCTCGTGGCGGTCGTAGGCACGCTCGCGTCGATCATGCTCGTCGCGCGGACCCGCGCGGCGCTGCGGGATCCGCAACCCGCGACCTCGAAGCGCGCGGGCAAGTCGTTCGCGCGGAAGGGCGCAGACGCGCGAGGGCCGCTGCCCGTCGAGCACTGA
- a CDS encoding cob(I)yrinic acid a,c-diamide adenosyltransferase yields the protein MADESKQEGQAPTEGARTFNKPRVTINRVYTKKGDTGDTGLVGGQRVPKDDARIEAYGTVDELNAFVGAARQSILEGLAADKARPESAAPLGELADSLCRVQHELFNLGSLLATLPEDVHPRQPRVTAADVERLEAEMDRCQEELPILRSFVLPGGSRANTDLHVCRTVCRRAERLCVSLARETEVDPLAVTYLNRLSDALFVWSRFVALHLGTGEVLWEPDKSATGQSKAL from the coding sequence ATGGCGGATGAGTCGAAACAGGAGGGGCAGGCCCCCACGGAGGGCGCCCGCACGTTCAACAAGCCGCGGGTCACCATCAACCGGGTCTACACGAAGAAGGGTGACACCGGCGATACGGGCCTCGTGGGCGGGCAGCGTGTGCCCAAGGACGACGCGCGGATCGAGGCCTACGGGACGGTCGACGAGCTGAACGCGTTCGTCGGCGCGGCCCGGCAATCGATCCTGGAGGGGCTCGCCGCGGACAAGGCGCGCCCCGAGAGCGCGGCGCCGCTCGGGGAGCTTGCCGATTCGCTCTGCCGGGTCCAGCACGAGCTCTTCAACCTGGGCTCGCTGCTCGCCACGTTGCCCGAGGACGTGCACCCGCGTCAGCCCCGGGTGACGGCCGCGGACGTGGAGCGGCTCGAAGCCGAGATGGATCGTTGCCAGGAGGAGCTGCCGATCCTGCGCTCGTTCGTGCTGCCGGGCGGATCCCGCGCGAACACGGACCTGCACGTCTGCCGGACGGTGTGCCGGCGCGCCGAGCGGCTCTGCGTCTCGCTCGCCCGGGAGACGGAGGTCGATCCGCTCGCCGTGACCTACCTGAACCGCCTGAGCGACGCGCTCTTCGTCTGGAGCCGCTTCGTGGCGCTCCACCTCGGCACGGGCGAGGTGCTCTGGGAGCCGGACAAGTCGGCGACGGGCCAGTCGAAGGCGCTCTGA
- the moeB gene encoding molybdopterin-synthase adenylyltransferase MoeB: protein MPTTYTDLIAEVRKTISTVTLEEIKRRLEAREPMVLVDVREKDENRAGYIPGALSVPRGFLEMQIEQKVPDKNAPVVLYCAGGTRSALAAKTLIDLGYTRVESANPGFVRWKDLGYPMETPPQLSDAQRDRYSRHLLLPEVGEVGQAKLLASKILLLGAGGLGSPAALYLAAAGVGTIGLVDADVVDASNLQRQIMHATSRVGMPKVDSGEQTIRDLNPDVKVVKFEERLTSHNVERIFRDFDIIVDGCDNFPTRYLVNDASVWMKKPVVHGSIFRFEGQVTTFHPAAGGPCYRCLYPEPPPPHLAPSCQEAGVLGVLPGLVGTVQATEAIKLVLGQGNPLIGRLLTYDSLRMKFGELKLRKDKTCPVCGTEPTITSYIDYEHFCNIG from the coding sequence ATGCCGACGACCTACACCGATCTGATCGCCGAGGTCCGCAAGACCATCTCGACCGTGACTCTGGAGGAGATCAAGCGCCGCCTCGAAGCCCGCGAGCCGATGGTGCTCGTCGACGTGCGCGAGAAAGACGAGAACCGCGCCGGCTACATCCCGGGCGCGCTCAGCGTCCCGCGTGGCTTCCTCGAAATGCAGATCGAGCAGAAGGTCCCGGACAAGAACGCGCCCGTGGTCCTCTACTGCGCGGGCGGCACGCGCTCGGCGCTCGCCGCCAAGACGCTGATCGATCTCGGCTACACGCGCGTCGAGAGCGCGAACCCCGGCTTCGTGCGCTGGAAGGATCTCGGGTATCCGATGGAGACCCCGCCCCAGCTCTCGGACGCGCAGCGCGATCGGTACTCGCGCCACCTGCTCCTGCCCGAGGTCGGCGAGGTGGGGCAGGCCAAGCTCCTCGCCTCGAAGATCCTGCTCCTCGGCGCGGGTGGCCTCGGCAGCCCCGCTGCGCTCTACCTCGCCGCGGCCGGCGTCGGCACGATCGGCCTCGTCGACGCCGACGTCGTCGACGCCTCGAACCTCCAGCGCCAGATCATGCACGCCACCTCGCGCGTCGGCATGCCCAAGGTCGACAGCGGCGAGCAGACGATCCGCGATCTGAACCCCGACGTGAAGGTCGTGAAGTTCGAGGAGCGGCTCACGAGCCACAACGTCGAGCGCATCTTCCGCGACTTCGACATCATCGTGGACGGCTGCGACAACTTCCCCACGCGGTACCTCGTGAACGACGCCTCCGTGTGGATGAAGAAGCCCGTCGTGCACGGCTCGATCTTCCGCTTCGAGGGTCAAGTCACGACCTTCCACCCCGCGGCCGGCGGCCCTTGTTACCGCTGCCTCTACCCCGAGCCGCCGCCGCCGCACCTCGCGCCGAGCTGCCAGGAGGCCGGCGTTCTAGGCGTCCTGCCGGGCCTCGTGGGCACGGTCCAGGCGACCGAGGCGATCAAGCTCGTGCTCGGCCAGGGCAACCCCCTCATCGGCCGCCTGCTCACCTACGACTCGCTGCGCATGAAGTTCGGCGAGCTCAAGCTCCGCAAGGACAAGACCTGCCCCGTCTGCGGCACCGAGCCGACGATCACGAGCTACATCGACTACGAACACTTCTGCAACATCGGCTGA
- a CDS encoding tetratricopeptide repeat protein: MNNKERRDPDANKVIHVIFGPGGGRVAEPPKRLPDPDPARLPTELPVPQTREPVSDMFTGAEVCRLLGISAGRLRSLDRAGIVSPSGRRKGRRAYTFSDVIALRAARDLLARKVRLRDVARAVENIRGALPKVTRPLAELRIVSDGQRVVVKSATGTFEPLTGQMVLDFDVKSLRDDVVRVLRPMVGRDRAKTAYEIYVRASQLDENPQTMSEAEELYRQALEIDPWLAIAYTNLGNICFRRGDEVQAESLYRRALEIDRKQPEAQYNLGYVMLERGHAGAAVEFFRGAIESDPRFADAYFNLAMAYEQVGESAKARPCWRKYLEIEPTGTWAEIARRHL; the protein is encoded by the coding sequence ATGAACAACAAAGAACGCCGCGACCCTGACGCAAACAAGGTCATCCACGTGATCTTCGGGCCGGGCGGTGGACGCGTGGCCGAGCCTCCGAAGCGCCTGCCCGATCCCGACCCGGCGCGTTTGCCCACGGAGCTGCCCGTACCTCAAACGCGCGAGCCCGTGAGCGACATGTTCACCGGCGCCGAGGTGTGTCGCCTCCTCGGCATCTCCGCGGGCCGCCTGCGATCGCTCGATCGCGCGGGGATCGTCTCGCCGAGCGGCCGTCGCAAGGGCCGCCGCGCGTACACGTTCTCCGACGTGATCGCGCTCCGCGCCGCGCGGGATCTGCTCGCGCGCAAGGTGCGCCTGCGCGACGTCGCGCGCGCGGTCGAGAACATCCGCGGCGCGCTCCCCAAGGTCACGCGTCCGCTCGCCGAGCTGCGCATCGTCTCCGATGGACAGCGCGTCGTCGTGAAGAGCGCGACGGGCACGTTCGAACCGCTCACCGGGCAGATGGTGCTCGACTTCGACGTGAAGTCGCTGCGCGACGACGTCGTGCGTGTCCTGCGCCCGATGGTCGGCCGTGATCGGGCGAAGACCGCGTACGAGATTTACGTGCGCGCCAGCCAGCTCGACGAGAACCCGCAGACGATGTCCGAGGCCGAGGAGCTTTACCGTCAAGCGCTCGAAATCGATCCGTGGCTCGCGATCGCGTACACGAACCTCGGCAACATCTGCTTCCGCCGCGGCGACGAAGTGCAGGCCGAGTCGCTCTATCGACGCGCGCTCGAGATCGATCGCAAGCAACCCGAGGCGCAGTACAACCTCGGCTACGTGATGCTGGAGCGTGGGCACGCGGGCGCGGCGGTCGAGTTTTTCCGCGGCGCGATCGAGAGCGATCCGCGCTTCGCCGACGCGTACTTCAACCTCGCGATGGCGTACGAACAGGTCGGCGAGAGCGCGAAGGCGCGGCCGTGCTGGCGCAAGTACCTCGAGATCGAACCCACGGGCACGTGGGCCGAGATCGCGCGCCGCCACCTCTAG
- a CDS encoding PEGA domain-containing protein gives MIFVFAGGGALGCGGAAEGGAGPETAGQTAPKAEEPEQAEEVVEDSGTLDILSDPPQDVLLDGKPIGKTPLTNYRVKMGPHDVTFLDPAEGDRTMSVNVSPGDHQTVKLDHPPKIREQK, from the coding sequence ATGATCTTCGTGTTCGCCGGGGGAGGCGCGCTCGGCTGCGGGGGGGCCGCCGAGGGCGGGGCCGGCCCCGAGACGGCAGGCCAAACGGCCCCGAAGGCGGAGGAGCCGGAGCAGGCCGAGGAGGTCGTGGAGGACTCGGGGACCCTGGACATCCTCTCGGATCCCCCGCAGGACGTGCTGCTCGACGGCAAGCCCATCGGCAAAACGCCGCTTACGAACTACCGCGTGAAGATGGGCCCCCACGACGTGACGTTCCTCGATCCAGCCGAGGGCGATCGCACGATGAGCGTCAACGTTTCGCCAGGCGATCACCAGACGGTGAAGCTCGATCACCCGCCGAAGATCCGCGAGCAGAAGTAG
- a CDS encoding FxLYD domain-containing protein, translating into MIEHTTGEPRMANGFGPGGGGLPPPAPPPGGAPPSGGDNFGGGGPPGGFGGGGPPGGYGPPPGGGGYGGPPGGGPPGGGGYGGPPGGGGFGGPPGGAPPGGGGFGGPPGGPGGPPGGAPPGGGYGPPPGGGYGPPPGGNFGGPPMGGPPMGGPPMGGPILPQQKKGPNMGLIIGLGCGGLLLVTIIGVVGFFWYAAKKTSEAIAAIPLDSANPDGPKLGDLGDLAKPPKAGDLKAELKDLRHYKAEYGSTIHFVGEIHNTGKDPLGFPNIKVTFFDDGNTAIDSGTCSSLIRELAPGEKVPCTFSLYKTTKWASYKTEANPMRPLFTGKAAKLKISDTKFTAKKGFNPHQVEGKITNESAFKAKSVWALVSLYDKEGKICGADQALVAGNDLDSNSGGIFTAKIYNVAAPPDTFRVLAVGYSE; encoded by the coding sequence ATGATCGAGCACACGACGGGCGAGCCGCGCATGGCAAATGGATTTGGACCCGGTGGGGGCGGATTGCCGCCGCCCGCACCACCCCCGGGCGGGGCACCGCCTTCGGGAGGTGACAACTTCGGCGGCGGCGGTCCGCCTGGTGGCTTCGGTGGTGGTGGCCCGCCCGGCGGCTACGGTCCCCCGCCCGGCGGTGGCGGCTACGGCGGGCCTCCCGGCGGCGGACCTCCCGGCGGTGGCGGTTACGGCGGGCCTCCCGGCGGTGGCGGCTTCGGCGGGCCTCCCGGTGGCGCGCCTCCCGGCGGCGGCGGCTTCGGCGGGCCCCCCGGCGGCCCCGGCGGCCCTCCCGGCGGCGCGCCTCCCGGCGGCGGCTACGGTCCTCCCCCCGGCGGCGGCTACGGCCCTCCTCCCGGCGGCAACTTCGGCGGCCCTCCGATGGGCGGCCCTCCGATGGGCGGCCCTCCGATGGGCGGGCCGATTCTCCCGCAGCAGAAGAAGGGCCCGAACATGGGCCTCATCATCGGCCTCGGCTGCGGCGGCCTCCTCCTGGTCACCATCATCGGCGTCGTCGGCTTCTTCTGGTACGCGGCCAAGAAAACGTCCGAGGCGATCGCAGCGATCCCGCTCGACTCGGCGAACCCGGACGGCCCGAAGCTCGGCGATCTCGGCGACCTCGCGAAGCCCCCGAAGGCGGGTGATCTCAAGGCCGAGCTCAAGGATCTTCGCCATTACAAGGCCGAGTACGGCAGCACGATCCACTTCGTGGGCGAGATCCACAACACGGGCAAGGATCCGCTCGGCTTCCCGAACATCAAGGTGACGTTCTTCGACGACGGGAACACCGCGATCGACAGCGGCACCTGCTCGAGCCTCATCCGCGAGCTCGCGCCGGGCGAGAAGGTCCCCTGCACGTTCTCGCTCTACAAGACGACGAAGTGGGCGTCGTACAAGACCGAGGCGAACCCGATGCGCCCGCTCTTCACGGGCAAGGCGGCGAAGCTCAAGATCTCGGACACCAAGTTCACGGCCAAGAAGGGCTTCAACCCCCACCAGGTCGAGGGCAAGATCACGAACGAGAGCGCGTTCAAGGCGAAGAGCGTGTGGGCGCTCGTCTCGCTCTACGACAAGGAAGGCAAGATCTGCGGCGCAGATCAGGCCCTCGTCGCCGGCAACGATCTCGACTCCAACTCGGGCGGCATCTTTACGGCGAAGATCTACAACGTCGCGGCTCCGCCCGACACCTTCCGCGTCCTCGCCGTCGGCTACAGCGAGTGA
- a CDS encoding LysR family transcriptional regulator, translating into MNWDDLRFVAALSRAGSLAKTAAALGVDHTTVGRRIEAAERALGLRLFTRTAAGYVLTRDGERMLSPLRQVEDAVLALERGVHAQRGALEGTVRVTSPETFGIAYLAPRLARFGRQYPALCVELLPAGAVLDLSRSEAELAVRFVRTSHESLRVRRVGEVRHGLYASAAYLARHPVRTPGDLHAHPLLLPSSGVEVAWLAHLSPGVRPAFVSDVSLALAEAAQADAGVAVLPRFLGDRTPGLTHVPMPREPGQPLWLTVHRDLRQTPRVRVLVDFLVAALRADRDLLLGA; encoded by the coding sequence ATGAACTGGGACGATCTGCGCTTCGTCGCCGCGCTCTCGCGCGCCGGATCGCTCGCCAAGACGGCCGCGGCGCTCGGCGTCGACCACACCACGGTCGGCCGTCGCATCGAGGCCGCCGAGCGCGCGCTGGGCCTGCGGCTGTTCACGCGCACGGCCGCAGGCTACGTGCTGACGCGCGACGGCGAGCGGATGCTTTCCCCCCTGCGCCAGGTCGAGGACGCGGTGCTCGCGCTGGAGCGCGGGGTCCACGCGCAGCGCGGCGCGCTGGAGGGCACGGTGCGGGTGACCTCGCCCGAGACCTTCGGCATCGCCTACCTGGCCCCGCGCCTCGCGCGCTTCGGCCGCCAGTACCCGGCGCTGTGCGTCGAGCTTTTGCCGGCAGGTGCGGTGCTCGACCTCAGCCGCAGCGAGGCCGAGCTGGCGGTGCGATTCGTACGTACGTCGCACGAATCGCTGCGGGTTCGCCGCGTCGGCGAGGTGAGGCACGGTCTCTATGCGTCCGCCGCGTACCTGGCCCGGCACCCGGTTCGGACGCCGGGTGATCTGCACGCGCACCCGCTGCTCTTGCCTTCGAGTGGCGTCGAGGTGGCCTGGCTTGCGCATCTCTCGCCGGGCGTGCGGCCCGCCTTCGTGAGCGACGTGTCGCTGGCCCTCGCCGAGGCCGCCCAGGCCGACGCCGGAGTGGCGGTGCTGCCGAGGTTTTTGGGGGACCGGACGCCGGGCCTGACGCACGTGCCCATGCCGCGCGAGCCGGGGCAGCCATTGTGGCTCACGGTGCATCGCGACCTCCGACAAACCCCACGGGTGCGCGTGCTGGTCGATTTTCTGGTGGCCGCCCTGCGGGCCGATCGCGACCTTTTGCTTGGCGCCTGA
- a CDS encoding DUF427 domain-containing protein, which yields MLASQIRRLRLEFATFTTSYSKKRALRQHRKEAAGAPGAPRRRSVASPDGRRVVRILFLGANGIDTSRLQIGAEFRDVQVEIERARASREIEVHVELAVTPVDLNRLLLDYEPDVVHFSGHGTLVRVGRPLRSGGAREFEPPDEGSTMQSALLLETRGGLSAPVSTEALARLFGLLRTQRCVVLNACFSSAEASALAAHVDCLIGMRRAIDDESALVFAVGFYQAIARGQTVKAAFDLGCSLISTCGLPGADVPQLRGRVDPDTVRLVDPQVSTATAHPLQVSDLQVIPNPAQETSTLDFRVYNSGNEKVLINRVTLRVLECRERPGSKGYLEFSREYDLDITSLEKAGDVISCNVAQLVGPRDVDRFGIRLSVDLPLHSIRFWRLRPMLSTNHGPLEGPEVKVWLPPTSEALCRRLEEQWEARMIHWRNATPGCLAQYRNAIDDRHVDLAPLMEVLERAYPDMSIRHQVLSEWLGPQFSGGYYDHDILPVRLHYASLVSRHVRVEPLKQPLRISVGRIEIVNTTRALVLQEAGGPPRYYVPRKDVQAELKDSREGQACILKGRLHYIDVTVGRTTVREGASAYPGYKPVRDHVAFFPEKMASFEIGGG from the coding sequence ATGTTGGCAAGCCAAATACGACGCTTGCGACTCGAGTTTGCAACATTCACCACGTCGTACTCCAAAAAACGCGCCCTCCGTCAACACAGGAAGGAAGCGGCGGGAGCGCCGGGCGCGCCTCGTCGGAGGAGCGTCGCCAGTCCTGACGGTCGTCGTGTCGTGAGAATATTGTTCCTCGGCGCCAATGGGATCGACACGTCACGACTGCAGATCGGCGCGGAGTTCCGGGACGTGCAGGTGGAGATCGAGCGCGCGCGGGCGAGCCGCGAGATCGAGGTGCACGTCGAGCTCGCCGTCACGCCCGTGGATCTGAACCGGCTCTTGCTCGACTACGAACCGGATGTCGTGCACTTCAGCGGCCATGGCACGCTCGTCCGCGTCGGAAGACCTTTGCGGTCGGGCGGCGCAAGGGAGTTCGAGCCGCCCGACGAGGGGAGCACGATGCAGAGCGCGCTCCTTCTCGAGACGCGGGGAGGTCTGTCGGCGCCCGTGTCGACCGAGGCCTTGGCGCGGCTCTTCGGGCTCCTGAGGACCCAGCGATGCGTCGTGCTCAACGCGTGTTTCAGCTCCGCCGAGGCCTCCGCGCTTGCCGCGCACGTCGACTGTCTGATCGGAATGCGACGAGCCATCGACGACGAATCGGCACTCGTGTTCGCGGTCGGATTCTACCAGGCCATCGCGCGTGGCCAGACGGTCAAGGCTGCCTTCGACCTCGGATGCAGCTTGATATCGACGTGTGGCCTCCCGGGCGCGGACGTGCCGCAGTTACGCGGACGCGTGGATCCAGATACCGTGCGGCTCGTCGACCCACAGGTGTCCACGGCGACGGCCCATCCTCTCCAGGTGTCGGATCTGCAGGTGATCCCGAACCCGGCCCAAGAGACGAGCACGCTCGATTTTCGCGTATACAACAGCGGAAACGAGAAGGTTCTCATCAATCGGGTCACGTTGCGAGTTCTCGAATGTCGCGAGCGCCCCGGCAGCAAGGGCTACCTGGAGTTCTCGAGAGAGTACGATCTGGACATCACCTCCCTCGAGAAGGCAGGAGACGTCATTTCGTGTAATGTCGCTCAGCTCGTCGGTCCACGAGACGTCGATCGATTTGGCATTCGACTGAGCGTGGACCTTCCCCTTCATAGCATTCGTTTCTGGAGGCTCCGACCCATGCTGTCGACGAACCACGGGCCGCTCGAAGGACCCGAGGTGAAGGTGTGGCTGCCGCCCACAAGCGAGGCGTTGTGTCGTCGTCTGGAAGAACAGTGGGAGGCAAGAATGATTCATTGGCGGAATGCGACTCCCGGATGCCTGGCCCAGTACCGGAACGCAATCGATGATCGCCACGTCGATCTGGCCCCGCTCATGGAGGTGCTCGAACGCGCCTACCCGGACATGAGCATTCGTCACCAGGTCCTTTCCGAATGGCTCGGTCCCCAATTCAGTGGCGGGTACTATGATCACGATATCTTACCCGTGCGCCTTCATTACGCGTCTCTCGTATCTCGTCACGTGCGTGTCGAGCCCTTGAAGCAGCCGCTACGAATCTCCGTGGGGCGAATCGAGATCGTGAACACCACTCGTGCGCTCGTGTTGCAAGAGGCGGGCGGCCCGCCTCGGTACTATGTCCCGCGGAAGGACGTGCAGGCCGAGCTGAAAGACAGCCGGGAAGGTCAAGCATGCATCCTCAAGGGGAGGTTGCATTACATCGACGTCACCGTCGGGCGCACGACGGTTCGAGAGGGAGCCTCAGCCTATCCTGGGTACAAACCCGTCCGTGATCACGTGGCATTTTTCCCGGAGAAGATGGCCTCGTTTGAGATCGGAGGAGGTTGA
- a CDS encoding PadR family transcriptional regulator: MQDASYYILISLAAGPRHGYGILQDVAELCGEPNALGAGTLYGALERFSDDELIEIERETIERGRPRRYYRLTHKGRKVLEEETARRAALIKVAQKRLRARTT, from the coding sequence TTGCAAGACGCGAGCTACTACATCCTCATCTCGCTCGCCGCCGGGCCGCGACACGGCTACGGCATCCTCCAGGACGTCGCGGAGCTGTGCGGCGAGCCAAACGCCCTCGGGGCTGGCACGCTCTACGGCGCGCTCGAGCGCTTCAGCGACGACGAGCTCATCGAAATCGAGCGAGAGACCATCGAGCGGGGCCGCCCGCGGCGTTATTACCGGCTCACCCACAAGGGCCGCAAGGTGCTGGAGGAGGAGACGGCGCGCCGCGCCGCGCTGATCAAGGTCGCGCAGAAGCGCCTCCGCGCGAGGACGACGTGA